In one Amia ocellicauda isolate fAmiCal2 chromosome 2, fAmiCal2.hap1, whole genome shotgun sequence genomic region, the following are encoded:
- the vill gene encoding advillin encodes MSEKTPEAFKSIRHKPGLQIWTINKLQMVPVPEQAYGNFFEGDCYIVIHGKADPKQPVDVHYWIGNASSQDEQGAAAIYVTQLDDYLGGSPVQHREVQGCESAKFQSYFEKGIVYKKGGVESGFRHIETNVYNILRLLHVKGSKRVSATEVNVSWDSFNTGDIFLLDMGKVIVQWNGEQSNRREKLKAMELAQGIRDRERGGRAQIGIVEGRDEAESPELMKIMVAVLGERRGPLKEPTPDDQPDLYQMGNVRLYHVSDSSGNLVVQEIATQPLTQDLLSSTDCYIVDQGGSKIYVWKGKQASREERQCALSRAVGFIKAKNYPSTTNVEVMAEDAESATFKQLFKSWTDKGQTQGMGKTYSVGKIAKVEQTKFDVMELHARPELAAQQRMVDDASGKVQVWRIEKLELKEVPANTYGQFYGGDCYLVLYTYMKASKPQYILYMWQGRHATQDEITACAYQAVNVDNEYKGAPVQIRVAMGKEPRHFLAIFKGRLIIYEGGTGRGAVASPTPGPRLFQIRGSNEFNTKAIEVAARASSLNTNDVFVLKTDLMCYLWFGKGCSGDEREMSKSVADIISRQDKQTVMEGKEPADFWVALGGKAPYASDKRFEQQEPSYKPKLFECSNQTGQFRMTEVGDFSQDDLDEDDVMLLDTWEEIFLWIGKSANEYEKKEAFTSAGEYLSTHPAHRDPRTPIIMVKQGYEPPTFTGWFNAWDPHKWSGGNSYEEIKQKLGDVASISQITVDVNNTDLNQGSSGYSAPDGPVSSPPVYQSHSGHASSSETKSAPPRGTSSDTAPPRGTSSDMVPELLINKAVDELPEGVDPTKKEEYLSDADFKTLLGTTRSDFYRMPAWRQKQLKKAAGLF; translated from the exons ATGTCTGAAAAAACTCCAGAGGCTTTCAAAAGCATTCGCCACAAACCCGGGCTGCAGATATGGACCATCAAT AAATTGCAGATGGTTCCTGTGCCAGAGCAGGCCTACGGGAACTTCTTTGAAGGCGACTGCTACATCGTGATTCAT GGCAAAGCGGATCCAAAGCAGCCGGTCGATGTCCATTACTGGATCGGCAATGCCTCCTCTCAGGACGAGCAAGGGGCTGCGGCGATCTACGTCACCCAGCTGGATGATTACCTGGGAGGCAGCCCAGTCCAGCACAGGGAGGTGCAGGGCTGTGAGTCGGCCAAATTCCAGAGCTACTTCGAGAAAGGCATTGT CTACAAGAAGGGTGGAGTGGAGTCCGGCTTCCGGCACATAGAGACCAACGTCTACAACATTCTACGCCTGCTTCATGTGAAGGGCAGTAAACGCGTCTCCGCCACGGAG GTGAATGTTTCTTGGGACAGTTTCAATACTGGAGACATATTCCTGCTGGACATGGGCAAAGTCATCGTGCAGTGGAACGGAGAGCAAAGCAACAGGAGAGAGAAGCTAAAG GCGATGGAGTTGGCGCAGGGAATCCGCGACCGGGAGCGCGGTGGACGGGCTCAGATCGGCATCGTGGAGGGCAGAGACGAAGCGGAGTCCCCCGAGCTGATGAAAATCATGGTGGCCGTTCTGGGCGAGAGACGGGGCCCGCTGAAGGAGCCCACCCCCGACGACCAGCCCGACCTGTACCAGATGGGAAACGTCCGGCTGTACCA TGTTTCCGACTCCAGTGGTAACCTGGTTGTGCAGGAGATTGCAACACAACCCTTGACTCAGGATCTGCTGTCCTCCACG GACTGTTACATCGTGGACCAGGGAGGCTCCAAAATCTACGTTTGGAAGGGGAAGCAGGCGTCCCGGGAGGAGAGACAGTGTGCGCTGAGCAGAGCCGTG GGTTTTATCAAAGCTAAGAACTACCCCTCCACCACCAACGTGGAAGTGATGGCCGAGGATGCCGAGTCAGCCACCTTCAAACAGCTCTTCAAGTCCTGGACCGACAAGGGGCAGACGCAGGGCATGGGCAAGACTTACTCTGTGGGCAAGATCG CCAAGGTGGAGCAGACCAAGTTCGATGTCATGGAGCTCCATGCCAGGCCAGAGCTGGCAGCACAGCAGAGGATGGTGGATGACGCGTCTGGAAAAGTGCAA GTGTGGCGGATTGAAAAACTCGAGCTCAAGGAGGTTCCTGCCAACACGTATGGCCAGTTCTATGGGGGGGATTGTTACCTGGTGCTCTACACGTACATGAAAGCCAGCAAGCCTCAGTACATTCTTTACATGTGGCAG GGTCGCCATGCCACTCAAGATGAGATCACCGCGTGTGCATACCAGGCTGTCAACGTGGATAATGAGTACAAAGGCGCCCCGGTGCAGATCAGAGTGGCCATGGGGAAGGAACCACGTCACTTCTTGGCCATCTTTAAGGGAAGGCTGATCATCTATGAG GGAGGAACAGGCCGTGGTGCAGTGGCCAGCCCGACTCCAGGCCCCAGGCTCTTCCAGATCAGAGGATCTAATGAATTCAACACCAAAGCCATCGAGGTCGCGGCCCGCGCTTCCTCCCTCAACACCAACGATGTCTTTGTGCTGAAAACGGACCTCATGTGTTACCTGTGGTTTGGCAAG GGCTGCAGcggagacgagagagagatgagCAAGTCGGTGGCTGACATCATTTCCAGGCAGGACAAGCAGACAGTCATGGAGGGCAAGGAGCCCGCGGATTTCTGGGTGGCCTTGGGGGGTAAAGCACCCTACGCCAGTGACAAGAG GTTCGAGCAGCAGGAGCCGTCATACAAGCCCAAGCTGTTTGAATGCTCCAATCAGACGGGCCAATTCAGGATGACGGAGGTGGGCGACTTCAGCCAGGATGACCTGGACGAGGACGATGTCATGCTTCTTGACACCTGGGAGGAG ATCTTCCTGTGGATTGGTAAATCTGCCAACGAGTATGAGAAAAAAGAAGCCTTCACCAGTGCCGGAGAGTACCTGAGTACCCACCCAGCGCACAGAGACCCCCGGACCCCCATCATCATGGTGAAACAGGGCTACGAGCCGCCAACTTTCACGGGTTGGTTCAACGCCTGGGACCCTCATAAGTGGAGT GGTGGCAATTCCTATGAGGAAATTAAACAGAAGCTGGGAGACGTGGCATCCATTTCACAGATTACTGTC GATGTTAACAACACGGACCTGAACCAGGGCAGCAGTGGTTACAGCGCTCCGGATGGGCCTGTGAGCTCCCCTCCCGTGTACCAGTCCCACAGCGGCCATGCCTCCAGCTCAGAGACCAAGTCGGCCCCCCCCAGGGGCACCTCCTCCGACACGGCCCCCCCCAGGGGCACCTCCTCAGACATGGTCCCTGAGCTCCTCATAAACAAGGCCGTGGACGAACTGCCCGAGGGCGTGGACCCCACCAAGAAAGAG GAGTACCTGTCCGATGCTGACTTTAAGACTCTTCTGGGGACGACTCGCTCTGATTTCTACCGTATGCCTGCTTGGCGTCAGAAGCAGCTGAAGAAGGCAGCCGGACTTTTTTGA